From the genome of Paraburkholderia flava, one region includes:
- the cydB gene encoding cytochrome d ubiquinol oxidase subunit II codes for MDVTVVWAAIIALGLFIYVVLDGFDLGIGIVFPFFPDGRERDLMMNTVAPIWDGNETWLVLGGAGLFAVFPTVYSTVLSALYLPLIFMLACLIFRGVSFEIRSKANRTRHLWDLAFIGGSTGAAFFQGVALGAFLQGIPVVDGSYAGGAFDWLTPFSLLTGLGLVATYALLGCCWLIAKTEGDLQRRLHRVVWPLTVVLLGFIAIVSLWTPLQDPQIAARWFHDGLLHRLMPVPFLVAGCAFLMHRAVRGRHHMTPFFAALGIVLLGYVGLLFSLWPYAIPSSVTLWEAAAPRSSQVFTLIGASVILPVILAYTTLGYWVFRGKVRHGDAHYH; via the coding sequence ATGGATGTAACCGTAGTGTGGGCCGCGATCATCGCGCTTGGCCTTTTCATATACGTCGTGCTGGACGGCTTCGACCTCGGCATCGGCATCGTGTTTCCGTTCTTTCCCGACGGCCGCGAACGCGACCTGATGATGAACACCGTCGCGCCCATCTGGGACGGCAACGAAACCTGGCTCGTGCTCGGCGGCGCCGGACTGTTCGCCGTGTTCCCGACGGTCTACTCGACCGTGCTGTCCGCGTTGTATCTGCCGCTCATCTTCATGCTCGCGTGTCTGATCTTTCGCGGCGTGTCGTTCGAGATCCGCTCGAAGGCGAATCGCACGCGGCATCTGTGGGACCTCGCGTTCATCGGCGGGTCGACGGGCGCGGCGTTTTTTCAGGGCGTCGCATTGGGCGCTTTTCTGCAGGGCATTCCGGTCGTCGACGGCAGCTATGCCGGCGGTGCATTCGACTGGCTCACGCCGTTCAGTCTGCTGACCGGCCTCGGGCTCGTCGCAACGTATGCGCTGCTCGGCTGCTGCTGGCTGATCGCGAAGACCGAAGGCGATTTGCAGCGCCGGCTGCATCGCGTGGTGTGGCCGCTGACCGTCGTGCTGCTCGGCTTCATTGCGATCGTCAGTCTGTGGACGCCGCTGCAGGACCCGCAGATCGCCGCGCGCTGGTTTCACGACGGGCTGCTGCATCGTCTGATGCCGGTGCCGTTCCTCGTCGCGGGCTGCGCGTTCCTGATGCATCGCGCGGTGCGCGGCCGGCATCACATGACGCCGTTCTTCGCTGCGCTCGGAATCGTATTGCTCGGCTACGTCGGCTTGCTGTTCTCGTTGTGGCCGTACGCGATTCCGTCGAGCGTCACGCTATGGGAAGCGGCCGCGCCGCGTTCGAGCCAGGTGTTTACGCTCATCGGCGCGTCGGTAATCCTGCCGGTGATCCTCGCGTACACGACGCTCGGTTACTGGGTCTTTCGAGGGAAGGTTCGCCATGGCGACGCGCATTATCACTAG
- a CDS encoding cytochrome ubiquinol oxidase subunit I, with amino-acid sequence MNTSLSAFDLARLQFAFTVSFHIVFPALSIGLASFIAVLEWRWLRTKKAYYKDLCLFWSKIFAVAFGMGVVSGVVMSYEFGTNWSGFSAFAGPVTGPLLMYEVMTAFFLEAGFLGIMLFGWQRVGPRAHFAATLMVAIGTLISTFWILASNSWMQTPQGFEVVNGHVVPLDWFKIIFNPSFPYRLAHMAIAAFIVAALVVAAVGAWHLLKGRRDPAVKKMFSMALWMLLVLAPLQAVVGDQHGLNTRKYQPAKIAAIEGLWETEKGGTALNLFGIPDMQAETTKYAVSIPHLGSLILTHSWDGEIRGLKEFPPQDRPNSTVVFWSFRVMVGLGLLMIALAGIAWVLRRRDRLYEAKWFQRLTVAMGPSGFVTLLAGWVTTEVGRQPWVVYGVMRTSQAVSPLTAQQVGISLMAFVVVYFLVFGTGIYYMLKLMRGGPALPGAEPHDSQDPQIGNAVQAASTARRPLSAA; translated from the coding sequence ATGAACACCTCGCTTTCGGCATTCGATCTGGCGCGCCTCCAGTTCGCATTCACCGTCTCTTTCCACATCGTTTTTCCGGCGCTGAGTATCGGTCTCGCAAGCTTCATCGCCGTACTCGAATGGCGCTGGCTGCGCACCAAGAAGGCCTACTACAAGGATCTTTGTCTGTTCTGGTCGAAGATCTTCGCAGTGGCCTTCGGCATGGGAGTCGTCTCCGGCGTCGTGATGAGCTACGAGTTCGGCACCAACTGGTCGGGCTTCTCCGCGTTCGCGGGTCCGGTCACCGGGCCGCTGCTGATGTACGAAGTGATGACCGCGTTCTTTCTCGAAGCGGGCTTCCTCGGCATCATGCTGTTCGGCTGGCAGCGCGTCGGTCCGCGCGCGCACTTCGCTGCAACCTTGATGGTCGCGATCGGCACGCTGATCTCGACGTTCTGGATCCTCGCGTCGAATAGCTGGATGCAAACGCCGCAAGGCTTCGAAGTCGTCAACGGCCACGTCGTGCCGCTCGACTGGTTCAAGATCATCTTCAATCCGTCGTTCCCGTACCGGCTCGCGCACATGGCGATCGCGGCGTTCATCGTCGCGGCGCTGGTCGTCGCCGCGGTCGGTGCGTGGCATCTGCTGAAGGGACGGCGCGACCCCGCCGTGAAGAAGATGTTCTCGATGGCGCTGTGGATGCTGCTGGTCCTTGCGCCGTTGCAGGCTGTCGTCGGCGATCAGCATGGACTCAATACGCGCAAGTATCAGCCGGCGAAGATCGCTGCGATCGAAGGTCTGTGGGAAACCGAAAAAGGCGGCACTGCGCTGAACCTGTTCGGCATCCCCGACATGCAGGCCGAGACGACCAAGTACGCGGTGTCGATTCCGCATCTCGGCAGCCTGATTCTCACGCATAGCTGGGACGGCGAGATTCGTGGTCTGAAGGAATTCCCGCCGCAGGACCGGCCCAATTCGACGGTCGTGTTCTGGAGTTTCCGCGTGATGGTCGGCCTTGGTCTGCTGATGATCGCGCTTGCGGGAATCGCCTGGGTACTGCGCCGGCGCGATCGTCTGTACGAAGCGAAGTGGTTTCAGCGGCTCACCGTCGCGATGGGTCCGAGCGGTTTCGTCACGCTGCTCGCGGGGTGGGTCACGACCGAGGTGGGTCGTCAGCCGTGGGTCGTGTACGGCGTGATGCGCACGTCGCAGGCGGTGTCGCCGCTCACCGCGCAACAGGTCGGCATTTCGCTGATGGCGTTCGTGGTCGTGTACTTCCTCGTGTTCGGCACCGGCATCTACTACATGCTCAAGCTGATGCGCGGCGGCCCTGCGCTGCCCGGTGCGGAGCCACATGACTCACAGGATCCGCAGATCGGGAACGCGGTACAGGCCGCGTCGACCGCGCGCCGTCCGCTGTCTGCCGCCTGA
- a CDS encoding 4-oxalocrotonate tautomerase: MPTFRIELFEGRSIEQKREFVEAITRATCESLGVEPNSVDIILTDVKRENWATAGKLWSDER; the protein is encoded by the coding sequence ATGCCCACGTTTCGTATCGAACTGTTCGAAGGCCGCAGCATCGAACAGAAACGCGAGTTCGTTGAAGCGATCACGCGTGCGACGTGCGAGTCGCTCGGTGTCGAACCGAATAGCGTCGATATCATTCTCACCGACGTGAAGCGCGAGAACTGGGCGACGGCGGGGAAGTTGTGGAGTGACGAACGCTAG
- a CDS encoding class II aldolase/adducin family protein, producing the protein MSFAHTPAGRVAATGPMTDAEHRTRIDLAAAYRLVALNGWDDLIYTHISASVPGEPGHFLINPFGFAFDEVSASNLVKIDLAGHIVGTSEHTVNVTGFALHAAVHAARAGAFCVMHLHNTAGIAVSIQRAGLLPASQHALRFHGQLAYHDYESLAFTPVEGERLVAHLADKPAMLLRNHGTLTVGRTVAEAYVLMATLVKACEIQLLAQARDPEHADLVLPSEAVAARTAEQLLDGGAIEGALEWPALLRKLDRLDPSYRE; encoded by the coding sequence ATGTCGTTTGCCCACACGCCCGCCGGCCGCGTCGCCGCGACGGGCCCGATGACCGACGCCGAGCACCGCACGCGCATCGATCTCGCCGCTGCCTACCGGCTCGTCGCGCTCAACGGCTGGGACGATCTGATCTACACGCACATCTCCGCGAGCGTGCCGGGCGAGCCGGGCCACTTCCTGATCAACCCGTTCGGTTTCGCATTCGACGAGGTCAGCGCATCGAATCTCGTGAAGATCGATCTCGCCGGACACATCGTCGGCACGAGCGAGCACACGGTGAACGTGACCGGTTTCGCGTTGCACGCCGCCGTGCATGCGGCGCGTGCGGGCGCGTTCTGCGTGATGCATCTGCATAACACCGCTGGGATCGCGGTATCGATCCAGCGTGCGGGACTGCTGCCCGCGTCACAGCACGCGCTGCGCTTTCACGGCCAGCTCGCGTATCACGACTACGAGAGCCTCGCGTTCACACCGGTCGAAGGCGAGCGCCTCGTCGCGCACCTCGCGGACAAGCCCGCGATGCTGTTGCGCAATCACGGCACGCTGACGGTCGGCCGCACGGTCGCCGAAGCGTACGTGCTGATGGCGACGCTCGTGAAGGCCTGCGAAATCCAGCTGCTCGCGCAGGCGCGCGACCCCGAACACGCGGACCTCGTGCTGCCGTCCGAAGCGGTCGCCGCGCGCACGGCGGAGCAACTGCTCGACGGCGGCGCGATCGAAGGCGCGCTCGAGTGGCCCGCGCTGCTGCGCAAACTCGACCGGCTCGATCCGTCGTATCGCGAGTGA
- a CDS encoding urea transporter, which yields MHAAAHDTDSPALRTLLRSVGQIVLQPNAFTGACVLAALLVCNVRLACAAMIGATTANVVAMLINHDDACTRDGANGFNGALAALATFSYVADPATATALAILSATAAAVLQAPWSRWLRMRGLAVYSSPYIVVTWGWLALLREPVDTIAPAVQPVTTSLGIASGVLSSFAQTAFASGALPGLLVLMGIAAASRRHACAALVGAVLANAVLWWCGTPLSSFDAGLLGFNGALAALALVDRGFGYALAGAALAAILQHATTIAGWPMMTAPFVVATWSLQMLYRSRIANAARTETESAPAR from the coding sequence ATGCACGCCGCCGCTCACGACACCGATTCCCCCGCATTGCGCACGCTGTTGCGCAGCGTCGGTCAGATCGTCCTGCAGCCGAATGCGTTCACCGGCGCGTGCGTGCTTGCCGCGCTGCTGGTGTGCAACGTACGTCTCGCGTGCGCGGCGATGATCGGAGCGACGACCGCCAATGTCGTCGCAATGCTGATAAACCACGACGACGCATGCACACGTGACGGGGCGAACGGTTTCAACGGCGCGCTGGCCGCGCTCGCCACATTCTCATATGTCGCGGACCCAGCCACCGCGACCGCGCTCGCGATCCTGTCGGCGACCGCTGCGGCTGTATTGCAGGCGCCGTGGTCGCGCTGGCTACGTATGCGAGGTCTCGCGGTTTATTCGAGTCCGTACATTGTCGTCACGTGGGGCTGGCTCGCGTTATTGCGTGAACCTGTCGATACCATCGCGCCCGCCGTGCAGCCGGTGACGACGTCGCTCGGCATCGCGAGCGGTGTGCTCTCCAGTTTCGCGCAGACCGCGTTCGCATCCGGCGCATTGCCGGGGCTGCTTGTGCTCATGGGTATCGCTGCGGCGTCGCGTCGCCACGCATGCGCGGCGCTCGTCGGCGCCGTGCTTGCGAACGCGGTGCTGTGGTGGTGCGGCACGCCGCTATCGTCTTTCGACGCCGGCCTGTTAGGATTCAACGGTGCGCTCGCGGCGCTCGCACTCGTGGACCGTGGCTTCGGCTACGCGCTGGCCGGTGCCGCGCTCGCTGCCATACTGCAACATGCGACGACCATCGCAGGCTGGCCGATGATGACCGCACCGTTCGTCGTCGCGACGTGGAGCCTGCAGATGCTGTACCGTTCGCGGATCGCGAATGCTGCACGAACCGAGACTGAAAGCGCGCCCGCACGATGA
- a CDS encoding putative glycolipid-binding domain-containing protein, with translation MREVRWASEEGDGIEHLAFDARADGFFVESAVVGQRYGKSYGLYYTVRCDPQWRVRHTYLKIAGGGELELHGDGEGHWRDGHDLTLSALEGCIDIDIAATPFTNTLPIRRLQLAPGERKPIAVAYIGTPDLQVTRVEQAYACLDTDREYRYEGIFRNFSANLRVDDDGLVVDYPTLFRRLPSVR, from the coding sequence ATGCGCGAAGTGCGTTGGGCATCGGAAGAGGGCGACGGCATCGAACATCTGGCATTCGACGCGCGGGCCGACGGCTTTTTTGTCGAAAGCGCGGTGGTCGGTCAGCGTTATGGCAAATCGTACGGGCTCTACTACACGGTGCGCTGCGACCCGCAATGGCGAGTCCGGCACACGTACCTGAAAATCGCAGGCGGCGGCGAGCTTGAACTGCATGGCGATGGGGAAGGGCATTGGCGCGACGGCCACGATCTCACGTTGAGCGCGCTCGAAGGCTGCATCGATATTGACATCGCGGCGACGCCGTTCACGAACACGCTGCCGATCCGTCGTCTGCAGCTGGCACCCGGCGAGCGCAAGCCGATCGCGGTCGCGTATATCGGCACGCCGGATCTCCAGGTCACGCGCGTCGAGCAGGCGTATGCGTGCCTCGACACGGATCGCGAGTATCGGTACGAGGGGATTTTCCGGAATTTCTCGGCGAATCTGCGCGTCGACGACGATGGGCTCGTCGTCGACTATCCGACGCTGTTCAGACGCCTGCCGTCCGTGCGTTGA